One genomic window of Candidatus Baltobacteraceae bacterium includes the following:
- a CDS encoding Uma2 family endonuclease, translating to MYAWVSEKSYIEFHRGRKLRKVSPNFGHGIVEVTLATIFRKLAGRRGAVLTECHFDMSIQLGTKTILVPDVAFIRKERLFGLSDDYLQIPAFSPDIAVEIRAPSDRPGEREWKIETYLQAESALVLDVALKERAIHAFTAAGSTSFSHRETFATDVMPWLRFDVAEAFADLESLTE from the coding sequence GTGTACGCTTGGGTTTCGGAAAAGTCGTATATCGAGTTCCACCGCGGCCGGAAGCTCCGCAAGGTGAGCCCCAACTTTGGCCACGGGATCGTGGAGGTAACGCTCGCCACGATCTTCCGGAAACTCGCCGGGCGGCGCGGTGCCGTCTTGACCGAGTGTCATTTCGACATGTCGATCCAGCTTGGGACGAAGACCATCTTGGTTCCCGACGTAGCGTTTATCCGTAAGGAGCGGCTATTCGGGCTGTCGGACGACTATCTTCAAATACCCGCGTTCTCTCCAGACATCGCGGTCGAAATACGCGCGCCTTCGGATCGGCCCGGCGAGCGCGAGTGGAAGATCGAGACGTACCTGCAAGCTGAGTCCGCGCTCGTGCTCGACGTCGCCTTGAAGGAGCGCGCGATTCACGCTTTCACGGCCGCCGGCAGCACGTCGTTCTCGCATCGCGAAACGTTCGCGACGGACGTCATGCCATGGCTGCGCTTCGACGTTGCCGAAGCATTCGCGGATTTAGAATCGCTAACGGAGTAG
- a CDS encoding Rieske 2Fe-2S domain-containing protein gives MPFTLVCTTRDVPRSECREFSAGGRTIIICEYGGEYYAHSPFCSHLTYSLDYAPVRAGQIECPWHRFCYDVKTGKNEFPGDRALFGDPELVRDWAPLATFPLERRGDELYVDVETAIFDRK, from the coding sequence GTGCCGTTCACACTCGTATGTACGACGCGCGACGTTCCGCGTTCGGAATGCCGGGAGTTTTCGGCCGGCGGCCGTACGATTATTATCTGCGAATACGGCGGCGAATATTACGCGCATTCGCCGTTTTGTTCGCATCTTACGTATTCGCTCGACTACGCGCCGGTGCGCGCGGGACAGATCGAATGTCCGTGGCATCGCTTCTGCTACGACGTCAAAACGGGAAAGAACGAGTTTCCCGGCGATCGCGCTTTGTTCGGCGATCCCGAACTGGTGCGTGACTGGGCCCCGCTTGCAACCTTCCCGCTCGAGCGCCGCGGCGACGAGCTGTACGTTGATGTAGAAACGGCGATCTTCGACCGAAAATAG
- a CDS encoding NAD-dependent succinate-semialdehyde dehydrogenase, producing MITTIDPATEDVIERFAYMDAGAANAKVQRADAAFSAWRTVALEQRSALLRNVAQRFRAESASLAATAVREMGKPIVQARAEIEKCAWALEYFADHAGAMLAPQETPSNAARSYVAFRPLGVVLAIMPWNFPYWQVVRAAAPALMAGNTMLLKHADNTTKCALEIERVFRDAGAPDGVFGTLLMTNEAVDELIGDARIAAVTLTGSERAGVAVASAAGQALKKCVLELGGSDAFVILEDADLERAATTAVTARFQNNGQSCIAAKRFIAVDSVYDDFLSRFVEIARRQRIGNPSDETTDVGPCARGDLLKTLHEQVASTMQRGGDLVLGGRPLQEKGYYYEPTIVGGVEPGMRMFDEEVFGPAAAVIRAKDAREAIALANASSYGLGFSIWTSDAALAERVAGDVEAGAVFVNGMVSSDPRLPFGGVKKSGYGRELSAFGIHEFANIQTVWFGAAAATQTVPSE from the coding sequence ATGATCACGACGATCGATCCGGCGACCGAAGATGTCATCGAGCGTTTTGCGTACATGGACGCCGGCGCGGCCAATGCGAAGGTGCAGCGGGCCGACGCCGCCTTTAGCGCCTGGCGAACGGTTGCGTTGGAACAGCGCTCGGCATTACTGCGCAACGTTGCGCAGCGGTTTCGCGCCGAGAGCGCTTCGCTCGCGGCGACGGCCGTGCGCGAAATGGGCAAACCCATCGTGCAGGCTCGCGCGGAGATCGAGAAGTGCGCGTGGGCGCTGGAGTATTTTGCCGATCACGCCGGCGCCATGCTCGCCCCGCAAGAAACGCCGTCGAATGCGGCACGGAGCTACGTTGCGTTTCGGCCGCTAGGCGTCGTGCTCGCGATCATGCCCTGGAACTTCCCCTATTGGCAAGTCGTGCGCGCTGCCGCGCCGGCGCTCATGGCCGGGAACACGATGCTGCTCAAGCACGCCGACAACACCACGAAGTGCGCGCTGGAAATCGAACGCGTCTTTCGCGATGCCGGCGCCCCCGACGGCGTTTTTGGAACGCTGCTGATGACCAACGAAGCGGTCGACGAACTCATCGGCGACGCGCGTATTGCGGCCGTCACGTTGACGGGCAGCGAACGTGCCGGTGTGGCCGTGGCGTCGGCGGCGGGTCAAGCGCTGAAGAAATGCGTGCTCGAGCTGGGCGGCTCCGACGCGTTCGTGATTCTCGAAGATGCCGACCTGGAGCGTGCGGCGACGACTGCCGTGACGGCGCGCTTTCAAAACAACGGGCAGAGCTGCATCGCAGCCAAGCGCTTCATCGCGGTCGATTCCGTCTACGACGACTTCCTGTCGCGATTCGTCGAGATCGCCCGGCGCCAACGTATCGGCAATCCTTCCGACGAGACGACCGACGTCGGACCCTGCGCGCGCGGCGATCTTCTGAAGACGCTGCACGAACAGGTCGCCTCGACCATGCAGCGCGGCGGCGACCTCGTACTCGGCGGTCGCCCGCTCCAAGAGAAAGGCTACTACTACGAGCCGACCATCGTCGGCGGCGTCGAGCCCGGCATGCGGATGTTCGACGAAGAGGTTTTCGGTCCGGCGGCCGCCGTGATTCGTGCAAAAGACGCGCGCGAAGCCATTGCGCTTGCGAACGCTTCGAGTTACGGACTGGGGTTTTCGATCTGGACGAGCGACGCCGCACTCGCCGAGCGCGTTGCCGGCGACGTGGAAGCCGGCGCGGTATTCGTCAACGGGATGGTGTCCAGCGACCCGCGCCTGCCGTTCGGCGGCGTCAAGAAAAGCGGCTACGGCCGCGAGCTATCGGCGTTCGGCATTCACGAGTTCGCCAACATTCAAACCGTGTGGTTCGGCGCGGCTGCGGCAACGCAGACCGTCCCTAGCGAGTAA
- a CDS encoding pitrilysin family protein — protein MKHLAITVLALAFIAATPSTTTPSGPGDAGIYATSLPNGLKVVVVEDHAAPVVQTAMWYGFGSLKEVPGRTGLAHALEHMMFRGTPEVSAGGLDDIVARLGAQMNGETTYDYTQFYFTMPSDKLDVALYTEADRMQHASLRAADWAIERKAVLNEIDGDASSPFFNLLSLVRAAAFPNQPAGRTPLGERRDVADAPVSEIADYYREWYAPNNATLAVAGDVDHRVVFEKAKKYFGAIASRTLPHAATATPVATATTQTVEAQFPFPFEILDLAYAIPGDKEHGEPAISTIATLLENQRSPFYHSLVETNVALAVEANADTQLRGGLLNVFIILNPGHSSDEAQAIFNNTIAQVLAGGYDPDLVTAAKRLTIADRIYTGDSIDAIGDLAGYTYGIVGEKIADEDARLGALTGTDLLDATRKYLSRPTVIGHLRPNDSPPKGSSQKSDASASDDFSKRVPSGPIVVPPWIAREIAQPTSARSPLAPVQFTLSNGVRVLVQRKSDRPTFVIRGTIASSPAFEPDGKEGIGRLASEVADYGSEKYPFAARRKLTDEMGAFLETGQSFSAQGLSHDFESVVDVLADGEEHPAFDQRWFDIERSQLANSLQSEQNISGVMIDHAYQELLLNSADPSLRRPSAHSVQSVSRDDLIAYAKRYWRPDLTTIAIVGDITPERARAALEAAFGGWQPAGAKPNPHLMAMPSPTKGHDYISTDANQVYIRLGQPALSRSNADYDAFLVLNQILGGPGAFESRLWQELRQKRGLVYNVSSSLDADADRGDLRIELNASPERVVEAVQFVRDELTRLQNQPVTATELQEAKTRLAGDALIDEASSTGQDKHLLDIGVNDLPLDYYRTLNERFARITAADVERVARTYLRPSRLVEVYAGPSGPWAGHSL, from the coding sequence TTGAAACATCTCGCCATTACGGTTCTCGCCCTCGCCTTTATCGCGGCAACGCCATCGACGACGACCCCAAGTGGACCGGGGGACGCCGGCATCTATGCAACCTCGCTGCCCAACGGTCTCAAAGTGGTCGTCGTCGAGGACCATGCCGCGCCGGTGGTACAGACGGCCATGTGGTACGGCTTCGGCTCGCTCAAAGAGGTTCCGGGACGAACCGGTCTCGCGCACGCGCTCGAGCACATGATGTTCCGGGGAACGCCCGAGGTCTCGGCCGGCGGCCTCGACGATATCGTCGCGCGGCTGGGCGCGCAGATGAACGGCGAGACGACCTACGATTACACGCAGTTCTACTTCACGATGCCGTCGGACAAGCTCGACGTCGCACTCTACACCGAGGCGGACCGCATGCAGCACGCGTCGCTTCGGGCCGCCGATTGGGCCATCGAACGCAAGGCCGTGCTCAACGAGATCGACGGCGACGCGAGCTCGCCGTTCTTCAACCTGCTGTCGCTGGTACGCGCGGCGGCATTTCCAAACCAGCCCGCGGGGCGCACGCCGCTCGGCGAACGCCGCGACGTTGCCGACGCTCCGGTCTCGGAGATCGCCGATTACTACCGCGAATGGTACGCGCCGAACAACGCGACCTTGGCCGTTGCGGGCGACGTCGACCACCGCGTCGTTTTCGAGAAAGCAAAGAAGTACTTCGGCGCGATTGCGTCGCGGACGCTGCCGCACGCGGCGACCGCAACGCCGGTCGCGACCGCGACGACGCAAACCGTCGAAGCGCAGTTTCCGTTTCCGTTTGAAATTCTCGACTTAGCCTACGCCATTCCAGGCGACAAGGAACACGGCGAACCCGCGATTAGTACGATTGCTACCCTGCTCGAAAATCAGCGATCGCCGTTCTATCACTCGCTCGTGGAGACCAACGTCGCGTTGGCCGTCGAGGCAAACGCGGACACGCAGTTGCGCGGCGGACTGCTCAACGTCTTCATCATTCTCAATCCCGGTCATTCCAGCGATGAGGCGCAGGCGATCTTCAACAATACGATTGCGCAAGTGCTGGCCGGCGGCTACGACCCCGATTTAGTGACCGCGGCGAAGCGACTCACGATCGCCGACCGCATTTACACCGGCGACTCCATCGACGCGATCGGCGACCTCGCCGGGTATACCTACGGAATCGTCGGCGAAAAGATCGCCGACGAGGACGCTCGGTTGGGAGCGCTGACCGGCACCGATCTGCTCGACGCCACGCGCAAGTATTTGAGCCGGCCGACGGTTATCGGTCACCTGCGTCCCAACGACTCGCCGCCGAAGGGTTCGTCTCAAAAGAGCGACGCATCGGCCAGCGACGATTTCTCCAAACGCGTCCCGAGTGGACCGATCGTCGTGCCGCCCTGGATCGCCCGCGAGATCGCGCAGCCGACGTCGGCGCGCAGCCCGCTGGCGCCGGTGCAGTTCACGCTCTCGAACGGCGTGCGCGTGCTCGTGCAGCGTAAATCCGACCGCCCGACCTTCGTCATTCGCGGCACGATCGCGTCGTCGCCGGCATTCGAGCCCGACGGCAAAGAGGGCATTGGACGGCTGGCTTCTGAGGTCGCCGACTACGGCAGCGAGAAATATCCGTTTGCGGCGCGGCGCAAGCTCACCGACGAGATGGGCGCGTTTCTCGAAACCGGACAAAGCTTCTCGGCGCAAGGTCTGTCGCACGACTTCGAGAGCGTCGTCGACGTGCTCGCCGACGGCGAGGAACATCCGGCGTTCGATCAGCGGTGGTTCGACATCGAACGATCGCAGCTCGCCAACAGCCTGCAGTCCGAACAGAACATCTCCGGCGTGATGATCGATCACGCGTACCAAGAACTGCTGCTCAACAGCGCCGATCCGTCGCTGCGCCGGCCCAGCGCCCATAGCGTTCAAAGCGTCAGTCGAGACGACCTGATCGCCTACGCCAAGCGATACTGGCGCCCGGATCTCACCACGATCGCCATCGTCGGCGACATCACGCCCGAACGCGCGCGCGCCGCGCTCGAAGCGGCGTTCGGCGGTTGGCAGCCGGCGGGCGCCAAGCCCAACCCGCACCTGATGGCCATGCCGTCGCCGACCAAAGGGCACGACTACATCAGCACCGACGCAAATCAAGTCTACATCCGGCTCGGACAACCCGCACTATCGCGGTCGAACGCCGATTACGACGCCTTCTTGGTCCTCAATCAAATTCTGGGCGGCCCCGGCGCGTTCGAATCGCGGCTGTGGCAAGAGTTGCGTCAGAAACGCGGGCTCGTCTACAACGTCAGCAGCTCGCTCGACGCCGACGCCGACCGCGGAGACCTGCGCATCGAGCTCAACGCTTCCCCCGAACGCGTCGTCGAAGCGGTGCAATTCGTTCGCGACGAGTTGACGCGGCTTCAGAATCAGCCGGTGACGGCGACCGAGCTGCAGGAAGCCAAGACCCGGCTCGCGGGCGACGCGCTCATCGACGAAGCCTCGTCGACGGGGCAGGACAAACATCTGCTCGACATCGGCGTGAACGATCTACCGCTGGATTACTATCGCACGCTCAACGAACGATTCGCCCGCATCACGGCAGCCGACGTCGAGCGCGTCGCCCGAACGTATTTGCGTCCGAGCCGGCTCGTGGAGGTCTATGCAGGTCCGTCCGGCCCGTGGGCGGGACATTCCTTATAA
- the ftcD gene encoding glutamate formimidoyltransferase → MLFEFVPNLSEGRDAAVIDEAIAAVEAGGAHVLHRTSDPVHHRSVLTAVGTAEQALDAGVALAGVALTRIDLRAHRGVHPRIGALDVLPFVPLRGAALADAVALAHRAGSAIWERYRVPSFYYGAAARRPDRRSLARVRRGEFEGLQARFADPQWAPDEGDAGFHPTAGAIAIGARDILIAYNVELATDDLAAAREIARDVRDRDGGLSTLRALAFPLGAGRVQVSLNVTNYSATPLYRVVELIRALAARRGIPVAATELIGCLPRAAVEASAAYYLGVPSL, encoded by the coding sequence GTGCTCTTTGAATTCGTTCCGAACCTCTCCGAGGGACGCGACGCCGCCGTTATCGACGAAGCGATCGCGGCCGTCGAAGCCGGCGGCGCGCACGTGCTGCATCGCACGAGCGACCCGGTTCACCATCGCAGCGTTTTGACGGCGGTGGGTACGGCAGAGCAGGCGCTCGACGCCGGCGTCGCGCTCGCCGGCGTCGCGCTGACCCGCATCGACCTCCGCGCGCATCGCGGCGTCCACCCGCGGATCGGCGCCCTCGACGTGCTCCCCTTCGTGCCGCTGCGCGGCGCGGCGCTCGCCGACGCGGTTGCCCTGGCGCATCGCGCCGGCTCCGCGATTTGGGAGCGTTATCGCGTGCCTTCTTTTTACTATGGTGCGGCCGCACGCCGGCCCGACCGCCGGTCGCTGGCGCGCGTGCGCCGCGGGGAGTTCGAGGGACTGCAAGCGCGTTTTGCCGACCCGCAATGGGCACCCGACGAGGGCGACGCCGGCTTCCACCCGACTGCCGGCGCGATCGCGATCGGGGCGCGCGACATCCTTATCGCCTATAACGTTGAACTTGCGACGGACGATTTGGCTGCGGCGCGAGAGATCGCACGCGACGTTCGCGACCGTGACGGAGGGCTCTCGACCTTGCGCGCACTCGCCTTTCCGCTGGGCGCCGGCCGGGTGCAGGTATCGCTGAACGTCACGAACTATTCCGCAACGCCGCTCTACAGAGTCGTCGAACTGATCCGCGCCTTGGCTGCACGGCGCGGTATCCCCGTGGCCGCTACCGAGCTCATCGGTTGCCTTCCACGCGCGGCAGTCGAGGCATCGGCAGCGTACTACTTAGGAGTCCCCAGCCTTTGA
- the radA gene encoding DNA repair protein RadA, with product MAKARSVYFCSGCGFEAPRWLGRCPQCDAWNSFDERPFTVAPARGARAQVQRSAASGPIPLQDVDGERLVRLRSGMSEFDAVLGGGIVPGSLTLIGGPPGAGKSTLVLQIASRLTRHGDIVYVCGEESAAQVKLRAQRVGAAAELNVFPETNLRVVLDALANRQPAALIVDSIQTVWLPEAEAYAGSVTQIRDCTQALMEYAKRTGCATFIVGHVTKDGAIAGPRLLEHLVDTVLYFEGEANGEYRILRAYKNRFGSIDEICVFGMHDNGLTEVTNPSELFLGTRSQRPSGSCVVASIVGSRPVLVEVQALVGESSYGTPRRLANNLDQQRLAMILAVLERRAGLHLGSHDVYASIAGGLRVSEPAADLGIALAIASSFRNAALAPDVAVFGELGLSGEVRAVSAAERRESEARKLGYTRVLSPANVRDVADALDRAL from the coding sequence GTGGCTAAAGCACGTTCGGTCTACTTCTGTTCGGGCTGCGGATTCGAAGCGCCGCGATGGCTGGGGCGCTGCCCGCAGTGCGACGCGTGGAACAGCTTCGACGAGCGGCCGTTTACCGTCGCACCCGCGCGCGGCGCTCGCGCGCAAGTGCAGCGCAGCGCCGCTTCCGGTCCGATTCCGCTGCAAGACGTGGACGGCGAGCGATTGGTCCGGCTGCGATCCGGGATGAGCGAGTTCGACGCCGTGCTGGGCGGCGGCATCGTGCCGGGAAGTCTGACGCTCATCGGCGGACCGCCGGGTGCGGGCAAGTCGACCTTGGTGCTGCAAATCGCTTCGCGACTCACGCGTCACGGCGACATCGTGTACGTCTGCGGCGAAGAGAGCGCGGCCCAAGTAAAACTGCGCGCGCAGCGTGTCGGCGCGGCCGCCGAGCTCAACGTCTTTCCCGAGACGAACCTGCGCGTGGTGCTCGACGCGCTGGCAAACCGGCAGCCGGCCGCGCTGATCGTCGATTCGATTCAGACGGTGTGGCTTCCGGAAGCCGAAGCGTACGCGGGCAGCGTGACGCAAATTCGCGACTGTACGCAGGCGCTGATGGAATACGCCAAACGAACGGGATGCGCCACGTTCATCGTCGGCCACGTCACCAAGGACGGCGCCATTGCCGGACCGCGATTGCTCGAGCACCTCGTGGACACGGTGCTCTATTTCGAGGGTGAGGCCAACGGCGAGTACCGGATCTTGCGCGCCTATAAGAATCGCTTTGGATCGATCGACGAGATTTGCGTCTTCGGCATGCACGATAACGGTTTAACCGAAGTGACCAATCCGTCGGAACTCTTTCTGGGCACGCGGTCGCAGCGGCCCAGCGGGTCGTGCGTCGTCGCTTCCATCGTCGGCTCGCGTCCGGTGCTGGTGGAAGTGCAGGCCCTCGTCGGGGAATCCAGCTACGGAACGCCGCGGCGGCTGGCCAACAATCTCGATCAGCAGCGCTTGGCGATGATTCTCGCGGTGCTCGAACGGCGGGCGGGGCTGCATCTCGGCTCGCACGACGTGTACGCATCCATTGCGGGTGGACTGCGCGTCAGCGAACCGGCCGCCGATCTCGGCATCGCGCTGGCGATCGCATCGTCGTTCCGCAACGCCGCGCTGGCACCGGATGTCGCCGTCTTCGGCGAGCTCGGTCTTTCGGGAGAAGTTCGCGCGGTGTCCGCAGCCGAGCGCCGCGAATCCGAAGCGCGCAAGCTCGGTTACACGCGCGTGTTATCTCCCGCGAACGTTCGCGACGTCGCCGACGCCCTCGACCGTGCTCTTTGA
- the cmk gene encoding (d)CMP kinase → MEKLQIAIDGPAASGKTTVARGVASRRNVLYLDTGAMYRALAYLALHTRTDADNGAALARLEAAQPIRVVPDRNVALGFRVLAGDAELSEETLQSNEVTAIVSTVAAHKEVRELMVRAQRAAADSISVVMAGRDIGTVVLPDAAVKIFLTASVAARVARRKAQLEAAGVDVDVHRLTEEIEERDRLDRTRAVSPLVPAPGAHVIDSSDMTADRVVDEICSIAATGCR, encoded by the coding sequence GTGGAAAAGTTGCAGATCGCGATCGACGGGCCGGCCGCCTCGGGGAAGACCACGGTAGCCCGAGGCGTTGCAAGCCGTCGCAACGTCCTGTATCTCGATACGGGCGCGATGTATCGCGCGCTCGCCTACCTCGCGCTGCACACGCGGACCGATGCCGACAACGGGGCGGCGCTGGCGCGACTGGAAGCGGCGCAGCCGATTCGTGTGGTTCCCGACCGTAACGTTGCCTTGGGCTTTCGCGTGCTTGCGGGTGATGCCGAGCTCTCCGAAGAGACCCTGCAATCGAACGAGGTCACGGCCATCGTCTCGACCGTCGCAGCCCATAAAGAGGTTCGCGAGCTGATGGTCCGTGCGCAGCGCGCGGCGGCGGATTCCATTTCCGTCGTGATGGCGGGACGCGACATCGGAACGGTCGTGCTGCCGGATGCCGCCGTGAAGATCTTTCTCACGGCATCGGTTGCCGCGCGCGTCGCGCGCCGCAAAGCGCAGCTCGAAGCGGCCGGCGTCGACGTCGACGTTCATCGGCTCACCGAGGAGATCGAAGAACGCGACCGGCTCGATCGCACGCGCGCCGTTTCGCCGCTCGTGCCGGCGCCCGGAGCACACGTTATCGATTCGAGCGACATGACCGCCGATCGGGTCGTCGACGAGATTTGCTCGATCGCCGCGACGGGGTGCCGATGA
- a CDS encoding lysophospholipid acyltransferase family protein — MNPRLYDLAAGTIRVFMRLLWRARATGTENVPRTGPLIVACNHRSYLDPPGMGCFCPRRISYMAKKELFDIPILGPAIRAVGAYPVDRQGSARAAIKRSLEVLQDGGAVGIFPEGTRNRDGSVQPQTGVALLASLAGAPVVPAHIAGSDRAMKFAQIKVVFGPPLSLPAGRKATHDDLAKFTADVMSAISALAPDSESK; from the coding sequence ATGAATCCTCGTCTGTACGATCTCGCAGCCGGAACGATCCGCGTCTTCATGCGCCTGCTCTGGCGCGCTCGCGCTACCGGAACGGAAAACGTGCCGCGGACCGGCCCGCTCATCGTGGCCTGCAATCATCGTTCGTATCTCGATCCGCCGGGAATGGGCTGTTTCTGTCCCCGGCGCATTAGCTACATGGCCAAGAAAGAGCTGTTCGACATTCCGATCCTCGGGCCGGCGATTCGAGCGGTCGGCGCGTATCCGGTCGATCGTCAGGGCAGCGCGCGCGCCGCGATCAAGCGGTCGCTGGAAGTGCTGCAAGACGGCGGAGCGGTGGGCATATTCCCTGAAGGCACGCGCAATCGCGACGGATCGGTGCAGCCTCAAACCGGCGTCGCGCTCCTGGCCTCCCTGGCGGGGGCGCCGGTCGTACCGGCGCATATCGCCGGAAGCGACCGGGCCATGAAGTTCGCTCAGATTAAAGTCGTATTCGGGCCTCCGCTGAGCCTGCCGGCCGGCCGGAAAGCAACCCACGACGATCTGGCGAAGTTCACGGCCGACGTCATGAGCGCGATTTCAGCACTCGCGCCGGACTCCGAAAGCAAGTAA
- the ispH gene encoding 4-hydroxy-3-methylbut-2-enyl diphosphate reductase codes for MQIKKASVQGFCFGVAITVKKAEESIESREKVTTLGHVVHNPQMVASLESRGLNNAASVDEVDSGSLFVRAHGLPVEVYDKAKKKGLEIIDATCPMVTKIHVQAEKLKADGYKIVVIGDPSHPEVKGTLSHVPGAWCIQKVEDVEKLPRSSKVGVVVQSTWSGVQFTEIVQALSAKYYEVRAVNTICTDTHNRQNEALRLAKDVEVMVVVGGKTSANTKHLAELSESHGARAYHIEGPDELKPEWFTGVNVAGLMSGASTPGWLVDKVEARMEELAPSA; via the coding sequence ATGCAGATTAAGAAGGCGTCGGTTCAGGGGTTCTGTTTCGGCGTGGCTATCACGGTCAAGAAGGCCGAAGAGTCGATCGAATCGCGCGAAAAAGTGACGACCCTCGGACACGTCGTGCACAATCCGCAGATGGTTGCGTCGCTGGAGTCCCGTGGGCTCAACAACGCCGCCAGCGTCGACGAGGTCGACTCGGGTTCGCTATTCGTGCGCGCGCACGGCCTGCCGGTCGAAGTGTACGACAAAGCCAAGAAGAAGGGCCTCGAGATCATCGACGCCACGTGCCCGATGGTGACCAAGATTCACGTGCAAGCCGAGAAGCTCAAGGCCGACGGCTACAAGATCGTGGTGATCGGCGATCCGTCACACCCTGAGGTCAAAGGCACGTTGAGCCACGTGCCCGGCGCGTGGTGCATACAGAAAGTAGAAGACGTCGAGAAGCTCCCGCGCTCGAGCAAGGTCGGGGTCGTCGTTCAATCCACGTGGTCCGGCGTCCAGTTCACCGAAATCGTGCAGGCCCTGTCGGCGAAGTACTACGAAGTGCGGGCCGTCAATACGATTTGCACCGATACGCACAACCGTCAGAACGAAGCGCTGCGCTTAGCCAAAGACGTCGAAGTAATGGTCGTCGTCGGCGGAAAGACGTCGGCGAACACCAAGCATCTCGCCGAGCTTTCCGAATCCCACGGCGCCCGCGCGTATCATATCGAAGGCCCCGACGAACTCAAGCCGGAGTGGTTCACCGGTGTGAACGTCGCCGGATTGATGTCGGGCGCGTCGACACCCGGGTGGCTGGTAGATAAGGTTGAAGCACGCATGGAGGAACTCGCTCCCTCTGCATAG
- a CDS encoding polyprenyl synthetase family protein: MLLRHFGYGPYGPARRGKRLRPQMVMRVATGEGAPLEWSLDAAVAVEIFHNYSLVHDDIEDRDELRHGRPTLWSAYGVAKAINAGDAMCALSFLSLEHAGVYLDPARALHMIAVLHEAHAVMCEGQSLDLHFESETLVDLDRYHRMIACKTAQLFDASCRLGAHAAGCDEMTIDGYGDVGRAYGLAFQIRDDVLGIWASVDETGKMTGVDIARRKWTFPVVWAISQPPSAARDAVAGAYALGRALEPREVERVVAALDSLRAQEAARRAVAEHVAVIESHRNEELRDYLLTTLGLYVTQ, from the coding sequence ATGCTTTTGCGTCACTTCGGATACGGGCCGTACGGGCCGGCGCGCCGGGGCAAACGTTTGCGGCCGCAAATGGTGATGCGGGTCGCTACCGGCGAAGGCGCGCCGCTCGAGTGGTCGCTCGACGCTGCCGTCGCCGTCGAAATCTTCCATAACTATTCGCTCGTTCACGACGACATCGAGGATCGCGACGAGTTGCGTCACGGACGCCCGACCTTGTGGAGCGCCTACGGCGTTGCCAAAGCCATCAATGCCGGCGACGCTATGTGCGCGTTGAGCTTTCTGAGCCTCGAACACGCGGGCGTCTATCTCGATCCGGCGCGCGCGCTGCACATGATCGCCGTTCTTCACGAAGCGCACGCCGTGATGTGCGAAGGACAGTCGCTCGATCTGCACTTTGAAAGCGAAACGCTGGTCGACCTCGACCGTTATCACCGCATGATCGCCTGCAAGACCGCGCAGCTTTTCGATGCGTCGTGCCGCTTGGGCGCGCACGCCGCCGGGTGCGACGAAATGACGATTGACGGATACGGCGACGTCGGACGCGCTTACGGGTTAGCGTTTCAAATTCGCGACGACGTTTTAGGTATTTGGGCCAGCGTCGACGAGACCGGCAAAATGACCGGCGTCGACATCGCGCGGCGTAAGTGGACGTTCCCCGTGGTGTGGGCGATCTCGCAGCCGCCCTCGGCCGCGCGCGACGCCGTCGCCGGCGCCTACGCGCTGGGCCGCGCTCTCGAGCCGCGGGAGGTCGAACGTGTCGTCGCAGCGCTCGATTCGCTGAGGGCACAAGAGGCGGCGCGGCGAGCCGTCGCAGAACATGTCGCGGTCATCGAAAGCCATCGCAACGAGGAACTCCGCGATTATCTCCTCACCACACTCGGCCTGTACGTAACGCAGTGA